Proteins co-encoded in one Setaria viridis chromosome 9, Setaria_viridis_v4.0, whole genome shotgun sequence genomic window:
- the LOC117835893 gene encoding protein TIFY 11e, whose protein sequence is MAAAEATTTATTSRFAAACGALSQFVRAAEAERERGGAWHPAVPVRPLPLMPGADVDEEPEAGPAPTAQLTIVYGGRALVLDDVPEDRAADLLRLAAAAAARGVTGQLSSADDLPVARKASLQRFMEKRKGRAAARAAPYRRPGAAERHDGLTLAL, encoded by the coding sequence atggcggcggcagaAGCGACCACAACGGCGACGACCAGCCGGTtcgcggcggcgtgcggcgcgcTCAGCCAGTTCGTCAGGGCGGCCGAGGCCGAGagggagcgcggcggcgcgtggcATCCCGCCGTGCCGGTGCGGCCACTCCCCCTCATGCCGGGCGCCGACGTCGACGAAGAGCCCGAGGCTGGGCCCGCGCCCACGGCGCAGCTGACCATCGTGTACGGGGGGCGGGCCCTGGTGCTTGACGACGTCCCAGAGGACAGGGCGGCAGACTTGCTGcgcctcgcggcggcggcggcggcgcgaggagtcACGGGGCAGCTCTCCTCGGCCGACGACctgccggtggcgaggaaggcgTCGCTGCAGCGGTTCATGGAGAAGCGGAAAGGGagggccgccgcgcgcgccgcgccgtaCCGCCGGCCCGGTGCCGCTGAGCGACATGACGGCCTCACGCTCGCGCTGTGA
- the LOC117835892 gene encoding zinc finger CCCH domain-containing protein 62 isoform X2: MAATAGGVTRAGHLPRQEDRREGDEGSVESEEEEEVESDDEGSEASSPSDLGEPDAGSDEDPTFDPDADGDLEVEAVLRARMSRMSISASARKGRKGAAVLKMGKEEIDLLAMVDRLKQDDQLEKLKVYECKAYLRMHKLRLTGKKEVLLNRIREHIEVKNNGEEKYPVSNFVLNCKGDACKGDVVIFEQNIYRRKKGAPREVKGRLCGQRTNAGRIIKESYGTAKQQHTFTIEILWSKGYKPWPPLHPLLIKGRNLYKDKTMRQPWPDEEERNRVIQEKHERGDVARKSRAARIHEKEIEKLSRLKRNRMKDKIKEQQNMNQKQPQELKQKVESTNTVQQRVGERKGPSPQNGEPGNTRQQHISSKAISTHHNEVFPQMGATRNFQQEFNGNQVSSNQHGGPQPFSEPTHTQQMFKDSHHHHSYQQRNEVLSQEVAMITSRKAFLGRQAPSQHNGGSGSTKHHPISSKPTPSTFKYPQQPPKHQNHNEEDGPKRTYREHHHQNNADHSTEYDESSFHPQGKFTQHASPYQHGSNFHQNAPGSHQAHQPQRPRNQHQSKAYYATKYNDSFQPQGKSTHHANAYQHSSSSHQYAQANHRVHQPLRPRNQDFNSSDPSYGQDYHHQGCHDYRGITRGQYHPQQSQNQNYYSRRPMTQDQYLTQQNHHPNYNDHRKTNQKQYHPRQNQPQQFLEQQPQPRPCRYYYKQGWCPYGEGCWYSHDI; encoded by the exons atggccgccaccgccggcggcgtcacccgcgccggccacctcccTCGGCAGGAAGATCGGCGCGAGGGGGATGAAGGATCCGTTGaatcggaggaggaagaggaggtggagagcGACGACGAGGGCTCGGAGGCCTCGAGCCCCTCCGACCTCGGCGAACCCGACGCGGGCTCCGACGAGGACCCCACCTTCGACCCGGACGCCGACGGGGACCTCGAGGTGGAGGCCGTGCTGCGGGCCAGGATGAGCCGGATGTCCATCTCGGCCTCGGCGCGCAAGGGCAG GAAAGGGGCAGCGGTGCTGAAGATGGGAAAGGAGGAGATTGACCTTCTGGCCATGGTGGACAGGCTCAAGCAGG ATGATCAGCTGGAGAAACTAAAGGTTTATGAATGTAAAGCATATTTGCGGATGCACAAATTAAGATTGACAGGCAAGAAGGAAGTGCTCCTAAATCGAATCAGGGAGCATATAGA GGTGAAAAATAACGGCGAGGAGAAGTACCCAGTTTCAAACTTTGTTCTTAACTGTAAAG GTGATGCATGCAAAGGTGATGTTGTGATTTTTGAGCAAAACATTTACAGAAG GAAAAAGGGAGCTCCTCGAGAAGTCAAGGGGCGCCTATGTGGTCAAAGGACCAATGCTGGTAGAATAATAAAAGAAAGCTACGGCACTGCAAAGCAACAGCATACATTCACT ATTGAGATTTTATGGAGTAAAGGATACAAACCATGGCCTCCCCTTCATCCGCTCCTCATTAAGGGCAGAAATCTTTACAAGGATAAGACCATGAGACAG CCATGGCCTGATGAAGAGGAAAGAAACAGGGTCATACAAGAAAAACATGAAAGAGGGGATGTGGCACGCAAGTCAAGAGCAGCCAGGATTCATGAGAAAGAGATTGAAAAGCTGTCGAGGTTAAAAAG GAACAGGATGAAGGACAAGATCAAAGAACAGCAGAACATGAACCAGAAACAGCCTCAAGAGCTAAAGCAGAAGGTCGAATCCACGAATACTGTTCAGCAAAG GGTTGGTGAGAGGAAAGGCCCTTCCCCTCAAAATGGTGAACCAGGGAATACAAGGCAGCAACATATATCTTCGAAGGCTATTTCTACACACCACAATGAAGTGTTTCCACAGATGGGTGCAACAAGAAATTTCCAGCAAGAGTTCAACGGTAATCAGGTCTCTTCCAACCAACATGGAGGACCACAGCCGTTTTCAGAGCCCACTCATACTCAGCAAATGTTCAAGGactcgcaccaccaccacagttATCAACAACGAAATGAAGTTCTGTCGCAGGAGGTTGCAATGATAACTTCCAGGAAAGCATTCCTAGGTCGTCAGGCCCCTTCCCAACACAATGGAGGATCAGGGAGCACAAAGCATCATCCCATATCTTCAAAGCCCACTCCTTCAACGTTCAAGTACCCACAGCAACCCCCCAAACATCAAAACCACAATGAAGAGGATGGTCCTAAGAGAACTTACAgagaacatcatcatcagaataaCGCTGACCATTCCACAGAATATGATGAATCTTCATTCCATCCTCAAGGGAAGTTCACTCAGCATGCAAGTCCGTACCAGCATGGCTCCAATTTTCATCAAAATGCCCCAGGTAGTCACCAGGCACATCAACCCCAAAGACCAAGAAATCAGCATCAAAGTAAAGCTTACTATGCCACAAAATATAATGACTCATTCCAGCCTCAAGGGAAGTCCACTCACCATGCAAATGCATACCAGCATAGCTCCAGTTCTCATCAATATGCCCAAGCTAATCACCGAGTGCATCAACCCTTGAGACCAAGAAATCAGGATTTCAATTCAAGTGACCCATCTTATGGACAGGATTACCATCATCAAGGATGCCATGATTACAGGGGAATCACTCGTGGCCAGTATCATCCTCAACAGAGCCAGAATCAAAATTACTATAGCCGCAGGCCTATGACTCAAGACCAGTATCTAACCCAACAAAACCATCATCCGAATTACAATGATCACAGGAAAACAAACCAAAAGCAGTATCATCCTAGACAGAACCAACCTCAGCAGTTTCTGGAACAGCAACCACAACCACGGCCATGCCGCTACTACTATAAACAAGGATGGTGCCCCTATGGGGAAGGCTGCTGGTATTCCCACGACATCTGA
- the LOC117835892 gene encoding zinc finger CCCH domain-containing protein 62 isoform X3 produces MAATAGGVTRAGHLPRQEDRREGDEGSVESEEEEEVESDDEGSEASSPSDLGEPDAGSDEDPTFDPDADGDLEVEAVLRARMSRMSISASARKGRKGAAVLKMGKEEIDLLAMVDRLKQDDQLEKLKVYECKAYLRMHKLRLTGKKEVLLNRIREHIEVKNNGEEKYPVSNFVLNCKGDACKGDVVIFEQNIYRRKKGAPREVKGRLCGQRTNAGRIIKESYGTAKQQHTFTIEILWSKGYKPWPPLHPLLIKGRNLYKDKTMRQPWPDEEERNRVIQEKHERGDVARKSRAARIHEKEIEKLSRLKRMKDKIKEQQNMNQKQPQELKQKVESTNTVQQRVGERKGPSPQNGEPGNTRQQHISSKAISTHHNEVFPQMGATRNFQQEFNGNQVSSNQHGGPQPFSEPTHTQQMFKDSHHHHSYQQRNEVLSQEVAMITSRKAFLGRQAPSQHNGGSGSTKHHPISSKPTPSTFKYPQQPPKHQNHNEEDGPKRTYREHHHQNNADHSTEYDESSFHPQGKFTQHASPYQHGSNFHQNAPGSHQAHQPQRPRNQHQSKAYYATKYNDSFQPQGKSTHHANAYQHSSSSHQYAQANHRVHQPLRPRNQDFNSSDPSYGQDYHHQGCHDYRGITRGQYHPQQSQNQNYYSRRPMTQDQYLTQQNHHPNYNDHRKTNQKQYHPRQNQPQQFLEQQPQPRPCRYYYKQGWCPYGEGCWYSHDI; encoded by the exons atggccgccaccgccggcggcgtcacccgcgccggccacctcccTCGGCAGGAAGATCGGCGCGAGGGGGATGAAGGATCCGTTGaatcggaggaggaagaggaggtggagagcGACGACGAGGGCTCGGAGGCCTCGAGCCCCTCCGACCTCGGCGAACCCGACGCGGGCTCCGACGAGGACCCCACCTTCGACCCGGACGCCGACGGGGACCTCGAGGTGGAGGCCGTGCTGCGGGCCAGGATGAGCCGGATGTCCATCTCGGCCTCGGCGCGCAAGGGCAG GAAAGGGGCAGCGGTGCTGAAGATGGGAAAGGAGGAGATTGACCTTCTGGCCATGGTGGACAGGCTCAAGCAGG ATGATCAGCTGGAGAAACTAAAGGTTTATGAATGTAAAGCATATTTGCGGATGCACAAATTAAGATTGACAGGCAAGAAGGAAGTGCTCCTAAATCGAATCAGGGAGCATATAGA GGTGAAAAATAACGGCGAGGAGAAGTACCCAGTTTCAAACTTTGTTCTTAACTGTAAAG GTGATGCATGCAAAGGTGATGTTGTGATTTTTGAGCAAAACATTTACAGAAG GAAAAAGGGAGCTCCTCGAGAAGTCAAGGGGCGCCTATGTGGTCAAAGGACCAATGCTGGTAGAATAATAAAAGAAAGCTACGGCACTGCAAAGCAACAGCATACATTCACT ATTGAGATTTTATGGAGTAAAGGATACAAACCATGGCCTCCCCTTCATCCGCTCCTCATTAAGGGCAGAAATCTTTACAAGGATAAGACCATGAGACAG CCATGGCCTGATGAAGAGGAAAGAAACAGGGTCATACAAGAAAAACATGAAAGAGGGGATGTGGCACGCAAGTCAAGAGCAGCCAGGATTCATGAGAAAGAGATTGAAAAGCTGTCGAGGTTAAAAAG GATGAAGGACAAGATCAAAGAACAGCAGAACATGAACCAGAAACAGCCTCAAGAGCTAAAGCAGAAGGTCGAATCCACGAATACTGTTCAGCAAAG GGTTGGTGAGAGGAAAGGCCCTTCCCCTCAAAATGGTGAACCAGGGAATACAAGGCAGCAACATATATCTTCGAAGGCTATTTCTACACACCACAATGAAGTGTTTCCACAGATGGGTGCAACAAGAAATTTCCAGCAAGAGTTCAACGGTAATCAGGTCTCTTCCAACCAACATGGAGGACCACAGCCGTTTTCAGAGCCCACTCATACTCAGCAAATGTTCAAGGactcgcaccaccaccacagttATCAACAACGAAATGAAGTTCTGTCGCAGGAGGTTGCAATGATAACTTCCAGGAAAGCATTCCTAGGTCGTCAGGCCCCTTCCCAACACAATGGAGGATCAGGGAGCACAAAGCATCATCCCATATCTTCAAAGCCCACTCCTTCAACGTTCAAGTACCCACAGCAACCCCCCAAACATCAAAACCACAATGAAGAGGATGGTCCTAAGAGAACTTACAgagaacatcatcatcagaataaCGCTGACCATTCCACAGAATATGATGAATCTTCATTCCATCCTCAAGGGAAGTTCACTCAGCATGCAAGTCCGTACCAGCATGGCTCCAATTTTCATCAAAATGCCCCAGGTAGTCACCAGGCACATCAACCCCAAAGACCAAGAAATCAGCATCAAAGTAAAGCTTACTATGCCACAAAATATAATGACTCATTCCAGCCTCAAGGGAAGTCCACTCACCATGCAAATGCATACCAGCATAGCTCCAGTTCTCATCAATATGCCCAAGCTAATCACCGAGTGCATCAACCCTTGAGACCAAGAAATCAGGATTTCAATTCAAGTGACCCATCTTATGGACAGGATTACCATCATCAAGGATGCCATGATTACAGGGGAATCACTCGTGGCCAGTATCATCCTCAACAGAGCCAGAATCAAAATTACTATAGCCGCAGGCCTATGACTCAAGACCAGTATCTAACCCAACAAAACCATCATCCGAATTACAATGATCACAGGAAAACAAACCAAAAGCAGTATCATCCTAGACAGAACCAACCTCAGCAGTTTCTGGAACAGCAACCACAACCACGGCCATGCCGCTACTACTATAAACAAGGATGGTGCCCCTATGGGGAAGGCTGCTGGTATTCCCACGACATCTGA
- the LOC117835892 gene encoding zinc finger CCCH domain-containing protein 62 isoform X1 has product MAATAGGVTRAGHLPRQEDRREGDEGSVESEEEEEVESDDEGSEASSPSDLGEPDAGSDEDPTFDPDADGDLEVEAVLRARMSRMSISASARKGRKGAAVLKMGKEEIDLLAMVDRLKQDDQLEKLKVYECKAYLRMHKLRLTGKKEVLLNRIREHIEVKNNGEEKYPVSNFVLNCKGDACKGDVVIFEQNIYRRKKGAPREVKGRLCGQRTNAGRIIKESYGTAKQQHTFTIEILWSKGYKPWPPLHPLLIKGRNLYKDKTMRQPWPDEEERNRVIQEKHERGDVARKSRAARIHEKEIEKLSRLKSCFRNRMKDKIKEQQNMNQKQPQELKQKVESTNTVQQRVGERKGPSPQNGEPGNTRQQHISSKAISTHHNEVFPQMGATRNFQQEFNGNQVSSNQHGGPQPFSEPTHTQQMFKDSHHHHSYQQRNEVLSQEVAMITSRKAFLGRQAPSQHNGGSGSTKHHPISSKPTPSTFKYPQQPPKHQNHNEEDGPKRTYREHHHQNNADHSTEYDESSFHPQGKFTQHASPYQHGSNFHQNAPGSHQAHQPQRPRNQHQSKAYYATKYNDSFQPQGKSTHHANAYQHSSSSHQYAQANHRVHQPLRPRNQDFNSSDPSYGQDYHHQGCHDYRGITRGQYHPQQSQNQNYYSRRPMTQDQYLTQQNHHPNYNDHRKTNQKQYHPRQNQPQQFLEQQPQPRPCRYYYKQGWCPYGEGCWYSHDI; this is encoded by the exons atggccgccaccgccggcggcgtcacccgcgccggccacctcccTCGGCAGGAAGATCGGCGCGAGGGGGATGAAGGATCCGTTGaatcggaggaggaagaggaggtggagagcGACGACGAGGGCTCGGAGGCCTCGAGCCCCTCCGACCTCGGCGAACCCGACGCGGGCTCCGACGAGGACCCCACCTTCGACCCGGACGCCGACGGGGACCTCGAGGTGGAGGCCGTGCTGCGGGCCAGGATGAGCCGGATGTCCATCTCGGCCTCGGCGCGCAAGGGCAG GAAAGGGGCAGCGGTGCTGAAGATGGGAAAGGAGGAGATTGACCTTCTGGCCATGGTGGACAGGCTCAAGCAGG ATGATCAGCTGGAGAAACTAAAGGTTTATGAATGTAAAGCATATTTGCGGATGCACAAATTAAGATTGACAGGCAAGAAGGAAGTGCTCCTAAATCGAATCAGGGAGCATATAGA GGTGAAAAATAACGGCGAGGAGAAGTACCCAGTTTCAAACTTTGTTCTTAACTGTAAAG GTGATGCATGCAAAGGTGATGTTGTGATTTTTGAGCAAAACATTTACAGAAG GAAAAAGGGAGCTCCTCGAGAAGTCAAGGGGCGCCTATGTGGTCAAAGGACCAATGCTGGTAGAATAATAAAAGAAAGCTACGGCACTGCAAAGCAACAGCATACATTCACT ATTGAGATTTTATGGAGTAAAGGATACAAACCATGGCCTCCCCTTCATCCGCTCCTCATTAAGGGCAGAAATCTTTACAAGGATAAGACCATGAGACAG CCATGGCCTGATGAAGAGGAAAGAAACAGGGTCATACAAGAAAAACATGAAAGAGGGGATGTGGCACGCAAGTCAAGAGCAGCCAGGATTCATGAGAAAGAGATTGAAAAGCTGTCGAGGTTAAAAAG CTGTTTCAGGAACAGGATGAAGGACAAGATCAAAGAACAGCAGAACATGAACCAGAAACAGCCTCAAGAGCTAAAGCAGAAGGTCGAATCCACGAATACTGTTCAGCAAAG GGTTGGTGAGAGGAAAGGCCCTTCCCCTCAAAATGGTGAACCAGGGAATACAAGGCAGCAACATATATCTTCGAAGGCTATTTCTACACACCACAATGAAGTGTTTCCACAGATGGGTGCAACAAGAAATTTCCAGCAAGAGTTCAACGGTAATCAGGTCTCTTCCAACCAACATGGAGGACCACAGCCGTTTTCAGAGCCCACTCATACTCAGCAAATGTTCAAGGactcgcaccaccaccacagttATCAACAACGAAATGAAGTTCTGTCGCAGGAGGTTGCAATGATAACTTCCAGGAAAGCATTCCTAGGTCGTCAGGCCCCTTCCCAACACAATGGAGGATCAGGGAGCACAAAGCATCATCCCATATCTTCAAAGCCCACTCCTTCAACGTTCAAGTACCCACAGCAACCCCCCAAACATCAAAACCACAATGAAGAGGATGGTCCTAAGAGAACTTACAgagaacatcatcatcagaataaCGCTGACCATTCCACAGAATATGATGAATCTTCATTCCATCCTCAAGGGAAGTTCACTCAGCATGCAAGTCCGTACCAGCATGGCTCCAATTTTCATCAAAATGCCCCAGGTAGTCACCAGGCACATCAACCCCAAAGACCAAGAAATCAGCATCAAAGTAAAGCTTACTATGCCACAAAATATAATGACTCATTCCAGCCTCAAGGGAAGTCCACTCACCATGCAAATGCATACCAGCATAGCTCCAGTTCTCATCAATATGCCCAAGCTAATCACCGAGTGCATCAACCCTTGAGACCAAGAAATCAGGATTTCAATTCAAGTGACCCATCTTATGGACAGGATTACCATCATCAAGGATGCCATGATTACAGGGGAATCACTCGTGGCCAGTATCATCCTCAACAGAGCCAGAATCAAAATTACTATAGCCGCAGGCCTATGACTCAAGACCAGTATCTAACCCAACAAAACCATCATCCGAATTACAATGATCACAGGAAAACAAACCAAAAGCAGTATCATCCTAGACAGAACCAACCTCAGCAGTTTCTGGAACAGCAACCACAACCACGGCCATGCCGCTACTACTATAAACAAGGATGGTGCCCCTATGGGGAAGGCTGCTGGTATTCCCACGACATCTGA